From Oligoflexia bacterium, the proteins below share one genomic window:
- the lipA gene encoding lipoyl synthase — translation MATTSRFQKKPEWLKIKAPSGKSYQDIAKMLREKKLATVCQEALCPNINECWNGGTATIMLLGDTCTRGCRFCAVNSGNPKGVLDEMEPFNTAETIKTMNLNYIVLTTVDRDDLQDGGAAHIAKTIRYAKETCPQTMIECLVGDFRGDHMGVKTVVDAKPEVFAHNIETVERLTPTVRDRKAGYDQSLKVLKAAKSFSDQIYTKSSIMLGLGETLDELKQAFADLRTHQVDFLTLGQYLQPSKKHLAVERFVHPDEFKELQALAMTYGFIYVASGPLVRSSYKAAEFFIESHIKSKQAHGKNLNKNPNPVDIKAEQYKSLPVIQQV, via the coding sequence CAAAAATGTTGCGTGAAAAGAAGTTGGCCACGGTCTGTCAGGAAGCACTTTGCCCCAACATCAATGAATGCTGGAATGGTGGTACTGCTACCATCATGCTTTTGGGAGACACCTGTACCCGCGGCTGTCGATTTTGCGCGGTTAACAGTGGTAACCCAAAAGGCGTTTTAGATGAAATGGAGCCCTTCAATACTGCTGAAACCATTAAAACCATGAATCTCAACTATATTGTACTGACTACGGTTGACAGAGATGACTTACAAGACGGTGGAGCAGCACATATTGCAAAAACCATTCGCTACGCTAAAGAAACCTGCCCCCAAACCATGATTGAATGTCTTGTGGGAGATTTTAGGGGTGATCACATGGGCGTAAAAACAGTTGTAGACGCCAAACCTGAAGTCTTTGCCCATAATATAGAAACGGTTGAACGTCTTACCCCCACTGTCCGGGATAGAAAAGCCGGTTATGATCAATCTCTAAAAGTTTTAAAAGCTGCTAAAAGCTTTTCAGATCAAATTTACACCAAAAGCTCTATTATGTTAGGCTTGGGTGAAACCTTGGATGAGTTAAAACAAGCTTTTGCAGACTTAAGAACCCATCAAGTTGATTTTTTAACCTTAGGACAATACTTGCAGCCCAGTAAAAAACACTTGGCTGTTGAGCGTTTTGTTCATCCGGATGAATTTAAAGAATTACAAGCATTGGCCATGACTTATGGTTTTATTTATGTTGCCTCTGGTCCCTTGGTTAGAAGCTCATACAAAGCCGCGGAATTTTTTATTGAATCTCATATAAAATCCAAGCAAGCGCATGGCAAAAACTTAAACAAAAACCCAAATCCTGTTGACATTAAAGCTGAGCAATATAAATCTCTGCCGGTTATTCAACAGGTTTAA
- a CDS encoding dihydrolipoamide acetyltransferase family protein, with protein sequence MANHMFNLPDIGEGVNEGEIVQWLVAEGDTVKEDQPLVEIMTDKATVEIASPVSGTVVKHAAPEGESVNVGSLLAEIATDGAATSPAKDTAKQETASATPSSNASSPAKTSSAPATNSNVISMPASTAQDGLVLASPATRKFAREQNIALASIPGTGEHGRVLRSDVEQFVASGGSSASAAAVQTVPNFVPQAYNGPLEERIKLRGIRKAIAKNMQLSKNTAAHFTHVNELEANELVRVRGMLKQEAADKGVKLTFLPFIIKAICSALKEYPKLNSSLDEDTQEIVIKHYYNIGIAVATKDDDLIVPVIKNADQKGLLQIAAEITELADKARNNKLSPEELQGGTFTLTSMGNDGGLLATPVINYPQVGILGFYKIADRVVVRDGQMVIRKIANLSVSIDHRVVDGMMGANFMTSVIRNLENPSRMML encoded by the coding sequence ATGGCAAATCATATGTTTAACTTACCAGATATAGGTGAAGGTGTTAATGAAGGTGAAATTGTTCAATGGCTTGTAGCCGAAGGTGATACCGTTAAAGAAGACCAGCCTTTGGTAGAAATTATGACTGATAAAGCAACTGTTGAAATTGCGTCTCCAGTTTCTGGTACCGTGGTTAAACATGCTGCTCCTGAGGGTGAAAGCGTAAATGTTGGTTCACTTTTGGCAGAAATTGCAACCGATGGTGCTGCGACTAGTCCTGCTAAAGACACTGCTAAACAAGAAACTGCTTCAGCAACTCCTAGCTCAAATGCTTCTTCTCCAGCTAAGACCTCCTCTGCTCCAGCAACAAACTCAAATGTTATTTCTATGCCTGCAAGCACAGCTCAAGATGGCTTGGTTTTGGCGTCTCCTGCCACTAGAAAATTTGCAAGAGAGCAAAACATTGCTTTAGCCTCTATTCCTGGCACTGGAGAGCATGGTCGAGTTTTAAGATCTGATGTAGAACAATTTGTTGCCAGTGGTGGAAGTTCTGCAAGTGCTGCAGCTGTACAAACTGTTCCTAACTTTGTGCCTCAAGCATACAATGGCCCTCTTGAAGAAAGAATTAAACTCAGAGGTATTCGTAAAGCGATTGCTAAAAATATGCAGCTTTCTAAAAATACCGCTGCTCACTTTACCCATGTTAATGAACTTGAAGCCAATGAATTGGTACGTGTTCGTGGCATGCTCAAACAAGAAGCAGCCGATAAAGGTGTGAAACTGACTTTCTTACCTTTTATCATCAAAGCCATTTGCAGTGCTCTAAAAGAATACCCAAAATTAAATTCAAGCTTAGATGAAGACACTCAAGAAATCGTGATCAAGCATTACTATAATATTGGTATTGCGGTTGCAACCAAAGACGATGACTTGATTGTGCCTGTTATTAAAAATGCAGATCAAAAAGGTTTATTACAAATTGCTGCTGAAATTACTGAACTGGCCGATAAAGCCAGAAACAATAAACTGTCTCCAGAAGAACTGCAAGGCGGTACCTTTACTTTAACCAGCATGGGTAATGATGGTGGATTACTGGCCACTCCCGTGATCAACTATCCGCAAGTGGGTATCTTAGGTTTTTATAAGATTGCAGACAGAGTAGTTGTCCGTGATGGTCAAATGGTGATTAGAAAAATTGCCAACTTATCTGTATCCATTGACCACAGAGTGGTTGATGGCATGATGGGAGCTAACTTTATGACCAGTGTGATACGCAATTTAGAAAACCCAAGCAGAATGATGTTGTAA
- the lpdA gene encoding dihydrolipoyl dehydrogenase, translating into MMKKTEVVVIGGGPGGYVAAIRLGQLGKKVCLIEKENVGGVCLNWGCIPSKALIGVGKLYEEMQQAHEVGLNVGTVTVDLNKTQAWKNSVVKKLTSGVASLAKNVGVEIIKAKASFTSPNELKLESAEGTSALTFEQAIIAAGSSPIEIPGFALDGKAVVDSRDALDWTKVPKRMLVIGGGVIGLEMGMLYQKFGSHISVVEMTDQLLPGTDKEIAKEIAKVCNKKNMDIHLSSKALGYEQTKDGLQVSIEKDGKTEKVACDIILLAVGRKPDGSSLNLDAAGVTFDRKIPVNEKLQTNVPHIYAIGDIAGPPLLAHKASKEGVVAAEVIAGKNVVYDVRAMPGAIFTDPEVASVGMTEEEAKEKGIDYFTGKFPMIASGRALASRHTDGFVKVIAENGSEKLLGVHMIGAHVSELIGEGTLAIEMGAVIEDIALTVHPHPTLSECLMEAAENALGHAIHTVNKKTNRKAS; encoded by the coding sequence ATGATGAAGAAAACTGAAGTTGTTGTTATTGGTGGAGGTCCTGGTGGTTATGTGGCTGCTATTCGTTTGGGACAATTGGGCAAAAAAGTTTGCTTGATTGAAAAAGAAAACGTTGGCGGCGTTTGTTTAAACTGGGGATGCATCCCTTCTAAAGCCCTTATAGGTGTTGGTAAACTTTATGAAGAAATGCAACAAGCACATGAAGTTGGTCTTAATGTTGGAACAGTGACCGTTGACCTTAACAAAACACAAGCCTGGAAAAACAGTGTTGTTAAAAAGCTCACCTCTGGTGTTGCAAGTCTAGCAAAAAATGTTGGTGTTGAAATCATTAAAGCCAAAGCAAGCTTTACATCTCCCAATGAGCTAAAATTGGAAAGTGCTGAAGGAACAAGTGCTTTGACTTTTGAACAAGCAATTATAGCTGCCGGCTCTAGCCCAATTGAAATTCCTGGTTTTGCCTTAGATGGTAAAGCTGTGGTTGATTCACGTGATGCTTTGGATTGGACAAAAGTTCCTAAAAGAATGTTGGTGATTGGTGGCGGTGTTATTGGTTTAGAGATGGGCATGCTGTATCAAAAATTTGGCTCGCATATCAGCGTTGTTGAAATGACAGATCAACTTTTACCGGGCACTGACAAAGAAATTGCTAAAGAAATTGCCAAAGTTTGTAATAAGAAAAATATGGATATCCATCTAAGTTCTAAAGCCTTAGGCTATGAACAAACAAAAGATGGTTTACAGGTTAGTATTGAAAAAGATGGCAAAACTGAAAAAGTGGCTTGTGATATTATTTTGTTAGCTGTAGGTAGAAAGCCCGATGGTAGTTCTCTGAACTTGGACGCAGCTGGAGTTACTTTTGATAGAAAAATTCCAGTCAATGAGAAACTGCAAACCAATGTACCGCATATCTATGCCATTGGTGATATTGCTGGCCCACCTTTGTTAGCACATAAAGCTTCTAAAGAAGGCGTAGTAGCCGCTGAAGTCATTGCCGGCAAAAATGTTGTCTATGATGTAAGAGCAATGCCAGGTGCTATTTTTACAGATCCAGAAGTGGCCAGTGTCGGTATGACAGAAGAAGAAGCTAAAGAAAAAGGTATTGACTATTTTACCGGTAAATTTCCAATGATAGCTTCTGGAAGAGCATTAGCTTCAAGGCATACTGACGGTTTTGTTAAAGTGATTGCTGAAAATGGTAGTGAAAAACTTTTAGGAGTTCATATGATTGGAGCGCATGTTTCTGAACTGATTGGTGAAGGAACCTTGGCCATAGAAATGGGTGCAGTGATTGAAGATATTGCTTTAACTGTCCACCCTCACCCAACTTTATCTGAATGCTTGATGGAAGCTGCTGAAAACGCTTTAGGTCATGCCATTCATACTGTTAATAAAAAAACCAATAGAAAAGCATCGTAG
- a CDS encoding thiamine pyrophosphate-dependent enzyme — MLDNALKKQLFTNMVRTRAMEERLIKMAKSADGHFWIGGPGEEAFNVPLGTLVNKGYGIDYDYTHLHYRSSGCIIGMGEEPINLIRQMASVKTDPYSGGRHFVNHPAIKKWNVCPVNAPIETQYSFAIGTAKAQRNSKKGITIVTGGDAGTAEGDFATCLVWASRPQEELPILIVVTNNRFGISTPYSEVNGTKSIVARAEAFNMKTDVINGNDPEESYTRLKAAMDYVRKERKPFCLEASVSRLHGHSSSSGANRIYDQEDCIENYKAKLLDEKVLTKKEVDSIIDAAHQECKDALDQVRKEEKPSSDSVYMHTFKEE; from the coding sequence ATGTTAGATAACGCATTAAAAAAACAATTATTTACCAACATGGTTAGAACTCGTGCCATGGAAGAACGATTAATTAAAATGGCAAAGTCTGCTGACGGTCATTTTTGGATTGGAGGTCCTGGTGAAGAGGCTTTTAATGTTCCTTTAGGAACTTTAGTCAATAAAGGTTATGGCATTGACTATGACTATACTCATCTGCATTACCGCAGTTCTGGTTGTATCATAGGCATGGGCGAAGAACCTATTAACCTTATTCGTCAAATGGCCAGCGTTAAGACTGATCCATACTCTGGTGGTCGTCACTTTGTGAACCACCCTGCCATAAAAAAATGGAATGTGTGTCCAGTCAATGCGCCTATTGAAACTCAGTATTCTTTTGCAATTGGTACAGCCAAAGCCCAAAGAAACAGTAAAAAAGGTATTACCATTGTCACTGGTGGTGATGCAGGTACCGCCGAAGGCGATTTTGCAACTTGTCTAGTCTGGGCAAGCCGTCCACAAGAGGAACTACCTATTTTAATTGTTGTGACCAACAACCGCTTTGGTATTTCTACTCCATACAGTGAAGTTAATGGCACCAAGTCTATTGTTGCAAGAGCAGAAGCCTTTAACATGAAAACGGATGTTATCAATGGTAATGATCCTGAAGAATCTTATACAAGATTAAAGGCTGCCATGGATTATGTGCGTAAAGAAAGAAAGCCCTTCTGCTTAGAAGCATCTGTTTCTCGCTTACATGGGCATTCTTCATCTTCTGGAGCCAATAGAATTTATGATCAGGAAGATTGTATTGAAAATTACAAAGCCAAACTTTTAGATGAAAAAGTATTAACAAAAAAAGAAGTGGATAGCATTATCGATGCCGCTCATCAAGAATGCAAAGACGCTTTGGACCAAGTGAGAAAAGAAGAAAAACCTTCTTCTGACTCAGTATACATGCATACCTTTAAGGAGGAATAA
- a CDS encoding transketolase C-terminal domain-containing protein → MASIAQAIRMALHVGETQLGVQDIFGEDVGPPLGGVFTCTQGLEKAWNSPLDERGIIGMAMGLALAEQKPVAEIQFVDYIFNTIDLMKLAGNTCWTTNGEFNIDMVVMSPTGSGVHGSVYHSHSFESIATHMPGWKVIIVSNPLDAYGLLISAIKDPNPVLFMYPKALIRTQTDDVIPGAPTDQKELSRMIDAPLGDRSKWKPEWPKTEVMEIPIGRAKKYTSGDKLTVISYGRTLPLSVNAAKKINTERGRQDIEVMDLRTIYPYDWDAIKTSVEKTGRVLVVNEDTEVTNFGEHLIRRIANDCFYHLQAPPKLLAGANTPGVGLAWTLEQVQVPQEDGIEKAMNELLNLEA, encoded by the coding sequence ATGGCATCGATAGCACAAGCCATTAGAATGGCACTTCATGTTGGTGAAACACAATTGGGTGTTCAAGATATTTTTGGTGAAGACGTTGGACCTCCACTTGGCGGTGTTTTTACCTGTACACAAGGCTTAGAAAAGGCTTGGAACTCACCTTTGGACGAACGTGGCATCATTGGTATGGCTATGGGTTTAGCTTTGGCCGAACAAAAACCTGTAGCTGAAATTCAGTTTGTTGACTATATCTTTAATACCATAGATTTAATGAAATTGGCTGGTAACACCTGTTGGACGACCAATGGCGAATTTAATATTGATATGGTTGTAATGAGCCCAACCGGTTCAGGTGTACACGGTTCTGTCTATCACTCACACTCATTTGAATCAATCGCAACCCATATGCCTGGCTGGAAAGTGATCATTGTATCCAATCCTTTAGATGCTTATGGTTTATTGATCTCAGCCATTAAAGATCCTAACCCTGTTTTATTTATGTATCCAAAAGCACTGATTCGTACACAAACAGATGATGTTATCCCAGGTGCACCAACCGATCAGAAAGAACTTTCAAGAATGATCGACGCCCCCTTAGGTGATAGAAGTAAATGGAAACCTGAGTGGCCAAAAACAGAAGTGATGGAAATTCCTATTGGTAGAGCAAAAAAATATACCAGTGGGGATAAGCTAACCGTAATCAGTTATGGTAGAACTTTACCTTTATCTGTTAATGCTGCAAAAAAAATCAATACTGAACGTGGACGTCAAGATATTGAAGTGATGGATTTACGTACGATATACCCATACGATTGGGATGCTATAAAAACATCTGTAGAAAAAACAGGTAGAGTCTTGGTTGTTAACGAAGATACAGAGGTAACTAACTTTGGTGAACATCTTATTCGTAGGATAGCCAATGATTGTTTTTATCATTTACAAGCCCCACCAAAGCTATTGGCAGGTGCCAATACACCGGGAGTTGGTTTAGCTTGGACTTTAGAACAAGTACAAGTACCACAAGAAGATGGCATTGAAAAAGCCATGAATGAGCTTTTAAACTTAGAAGCTTAA